The following are encoded in a window of Apteryx mantelli isolate bAptMan1 chromosome 17, bAptMan1.hap1, whole genome shotgun sequence genomic DNA:
- the VSIG10 gene encoding V-set and immunoglobulin domain-containing protein 10 isoform X5, which produces MRLPGGTPPALLFLALCVWRLVPRRDAAGTEEVVYGEVGESILLLCRNVSKEATEVVWFQGDPQSVPPLFSSKVTFPQDVRFSLVDNSSLHITELRPQDEGNYTCKEVLNKTDHEHRVELLVANPPWSSPKCWAGTSSSGQMLQLFCSWPGGYPHPTLHWREDGGDLENTSWVISSTNSADIHVETLNSSRLSHRKVFKCVGSHVVKQEEPACTVEIKIPSLESEPLKTCLVGEDVTLTCRVTESTPPARLTWLQGIAQPEVEIKPGGRYLITQEGNVSQLTIRNCSQGADGGCYVCKAQNPVGLREVFVCLTVKQPVNIIGIVGAVVVLSLLAILLISGIILYYHPLLCLRGGCLSLLACWSLPLTWTTSRS; this is translated from the exons ATGCGGCTGCCCGGCGGGACGCCGCCGGCGCTGCTCTTCCTCGCTCTCTGCGTCTGGAGGCTGGTGCCGCGCCGGGACGCCGCAG GAACAGAAGAAGTGGTCTATGGGGAGGTTGGAGAAAGCATCCTCCTTCTGTGCCGAAATGTCTCCAAAGAAGCAACTGAAGTGGTTTGGTTTCAAGGGGATCCCCAGTCTGTCCCCCCGCTCTTCTCCTCAAAGGTCACGTTCCCCCAGGATGTCCGTTTCTCCCTGGTTGACAACAGCTCTCTGCACATCACAGAACTGCGTCCGCAGGATGAAGGCAACTACACTTGCAAGGAAGTGCTGAACAAAACAGACCATGAACACAGAGTTGAGCTCCTGGTAGCCA ATCCACCATGGTCGTCCCCGAAGTGCTGGGCTGGAACCTCCTCCTCAGGACAGATGTTGCAGCTGTTTTGCAGCTGGCCTGGGGGGTATCCCCACCCCACCCTGCACTGGAGAGAAGACGGGGGCGATCTGGAAAACACAAGCTGGGTCATCAGCTCTACGAACTCCGCCGACATCCACGTGGAAACGCTGAACAGCTCCCGCCTTTCCCACCGCAAAGTGTTCAAGTGTGTCGGGAGCCATGTAGTCAAGCAGGAGGAACCCGCGTGCACTGTGGAGATAA AGATCCCTTCTTTGGAGTCAGAGCCCCTGAAGACCTGCTTGGTGGGCGAGGATGTGACCCTGACATGCCGTGTGACCGAGAGCACCCCCCCAGCAAGGCTCACCTGGCTGCAGGGCATCGCCCAGCCGGAGGTGGAAATCAAACCCGGAGGGAGGTACCTCATCACCCAGGAGGGCAACGTGTCCCAGCTCACCATCCGGAACTGCTCCCAGGGCGCCGATGGGGGCTGTTACGTCTGCAAGGCGCAGAACCCCGTGGGGCTGAGGGAGGTGTTCGTCTGCCTGACGGTGAAGC agcCGGTGAACATAATTGGGATCGTAGGTGCAGTGGTGGTACTGTCCCTGCTGGCTATTCTCCTCATCTCCGGCATCATCTTGTACTACCATCCCCTCCTGTGCCTGAGAG GGGGTTGCTTGTCTCTTCTGGCCTGCTGGAGTCTGCCACTGACTTGGACCACATCCCGCTCCTG A
- the VSIG10 gene encoding V-set and immunoglobulin domain-containing protein 10 isoform X3: MRLPGGTPPALLFLALCVWRLVPRRDAAGTEEVVYGEVGESILLLCRNVSKEATEVVWFQGDPQSVPPLFSSKVTFPQDVRFSLVDNSSLHITELRPQDEGNYTCKEVLNKTDHEHRVELLVANPPWSSPKCWAGTSSSGQMLQLFCSWPGGYPHPTLHWREDGGDLENTSWVISSTNSADIHVETLNSSRLSHRKVFKCVGSHVVKQEEPACTVEIKIPSLESEPLKTCLVGEDVTLTCRVTESTPPARLTWLQGIAQPEVEIKPGGRYLITQEGNVSQLTIRNCSQGADGGCYVCKAQNPVGLREVFVCLTVKQPVNIIGIVGAVVVLSLLAILLISGIILYYHPLLCLRGGCLSLLACWSLPLTWTTSRSWHCIQVSADFPQPSPG, encoded by the exons ATGCGGCTGCCCGGCGGGACGCCGCCGGCGCTGCTCTTCCTCGCTCTCTGCGTCTGGAGGCTGGTGCCGCGCCGGGACGCCGCAG GAACAGAAGAAGTGGTCTATGGGGAGGTTGGAGAAAGCATCCTCCTTCTGTGCCGAAATGTCTCCAAAGAAGCAACTGAAGTGGTTTGGTTTCAAGGGGATCCCCAGTCTGTCCCCCCGCTCTTCTCCTCAAAGGTCACGTTCCCCCAGGATGTCCGTTTCTCCCTGGTTGACAACAGCTCTCTGCACATCACAGAACTGCGTCCGCAGGATGAAGGCAACTACACTTGCAAGGAAGTGCTGAACAAAACAGACCATGAACACAGAGTTGAGCTCCTGGTAGCCA ATCCACCATGGTCGTCCCCGAAGTGCTGGGCTGGAACCTCCTCCTCAGGACAGATGTTGCAGCTGTTTTGCAGCTGGCCTGGGGGGTATCCCCACCCCACCCTGCACTGGAGAGAAGACGGGGGCGATCTGGAAAACACAAGCTGGGTCATCAGCTCTACGAACTCCGCCGACATCCACGTGGAAACGCTGAACAGCTCCCGCCTTTCCCACCGCAAAGTGTTCAAGTGTGTCGGGAGCCATGTAGTCAAGCAGGAGGAACCCGCGTGCACTGTGGAGATAA AGATCCCTTCTTTGGAGTCAGAGCCCCTGAAGACCTGCTTGGTGGGCGAGGATGTGACCCTGACATGCCGTGTGACCGAGAGCACCCCCCCAGCAAGGCTCACCTGGCTGCAGGGCATCGCCCAGCCGGAGGTGGAAATCAAACCCGGAGGGAGGTACCTCATCACCCAGGAGGGCAACGTGTCCCAGCTCACCATCCGGAACTGCTCCCAGGGCGCCGATGGGGGCTGTTACGTCTGCAAGGCGCAGAACCCCGTGGGGCTGAGGGAGGTGTTCGTCTGCCTGACGGTGAAGC agcCGGTGAACATAATTGGGATCGTAGGTGCAGTGGTGGTACTGTCCCTGCTGGCTATTCTCCTCATCTCCGGCATCATCTTGTACTACCATCCCCTCCTGTGCCTGAGAG GGGGTTGCTTGTCTCTTCTGGCCTGCTGGAGTCTGCCACTGACTTGGACCACATCCCGCTCCTG GCACTGCATTCAGGTGAGTGCTGACTTTCCCCAACCCAGTCCTGGTTGA
- the CFAP73 gene encoding cilia- and flagella-associated protein 73 has product MLGARLPKLPQGRGAPGNGVVLPVALAPCFPRSSAPGPRLGGSGKIPPNMAFDLEEYLRTAFRDKLRLQKVPAWEAAALLPSTRLLLKRREVAEVERALQAQREAFRQRMESLEQRRQELGRKEQQLREEVCKFDAFLKASAAKRERALRQASQERGRTAQRDAEAARLRGELAGLLRRRRRLARRLRSHRVFGDYLRSVLARAAQFQDVPAMLARFRALAGARAALARRAEAGQEQLAAEQARLRRYREEAGSELLRRSNQLAQLRDRLEAARREVHQGESHWTHIQTTAAQKTLLLGQIRMAVLNLFQMATKQLKVPADVALEDTEAQLDTVLLCMQDLAAICAELCPGEPAAASKRLPPPPAPPSQE; this is encoded by the exons ATGCTCGGAGCCAGATTGCCAAAACTTCCCCAGGGCCGGGGCGCCCCTGGCAACGGTGTTGTGCTGCCCGTCGCCTTGGCTCCCTGCTTCCCACGCTCCTCCGCGCCCGGCCCTCGGCTCGGAGGCTCCGGGAAAATCCCTCCCAACATGGCCTTCGATCTGGAGGAGTATTTGCGGACAGCTTTCCGGGACAAGCTACGGCTCCA GAAGGTGCCGGCgtgggaggcggcggcgctgctgcccTCCACGCGCCTGCTGCTGAAGCGGCGCGAGGTGGCCGAGGTGGAGCGGGCCCTGCAGGCGCAGCGCGAG GCGTTTCGGCAGAGGATGGagagcctggagcagcgccggcaGGAGCTGGGCCGGAAGGAGCAGCAGCTCCGGGAGGAGGTCTGCAAATTCGACGCCTTCCTCAAG GCGTCGGCGGCCAAGCGGGAGCGGGCGCTGCGGCAGGCGAGCCAGGAGCGGGGCCGGACGGCACAGCGGGACGCCGAGGCCGCCCGCCTGCGCGGGGAGCTGGCGGGGCTGctgcggcggaggcggcgccTGGCCCGGCGCCTGCGGAGCCACCGCGTCTTCGGCGACTACCTGCGGAGCGTGCTGGCGCGGGCGGCGCAG TTCCAGGACGTGCCGGCCATGCTGGCCCGTTTCCGGGCGCTGGCGGGGGCCCGGGCGGCCCTGGCGCGCCGGGCGGAGGCCGGGCAGGAGCAGCTGGCCGCGGAGCAGGCCCGGCTCCGGCGCTACCGCGAGGAGGCCGGCAGCGAGCTGCTGCGGAGGAGCAACCAGCTGGCCCAGCTGCGGGACCGCCTGGAGGCCGCCCGCCGGGAGGTGCACCAGGGG gagtCCCACTGGACCCACATCCAGACCACGGCCGCCCAGAAGACCCTGCTGCTGGGGCAGATCCGGATGGCAGTGCTCAACCTCTTCCAGATGGCCACCAAGCAGCTCAAGGTCCCGGCGGACGTGGCCCTGGAGGACACCGAGGCCCAACTGGACACG gtgctgctctgcatgCAGGACCTGGCTGCCATCTGTGCCGAGCTGTGCCCCGGGGAGCCCGCTGCTGCCAGCAAGCGCCTGCCACCACCTCCGGCCCCTCCGAGCCAGGAATAA
- the VSIG10 gene encoding V-set and immunoglobulin domain-containing protein 10 isoform X1, which yields MRLPGGTPPALLFLALCVWRLVPRRDAAGTEEVVYGEVGESILLLCRNVSKEATEVVWFQGDPQSVPPLFSSKVTFPQDVRFSLVDNSSLHITELRPQDEGNYTCKEVLNKTDHEHRVELLVANPPWSSPKCWAGTSSSGQMLQLFCSWPGGYPHPTLHWREDGGDLENTSWVISSTNSADIHVETLNSSRLSHRKVFKCVGSHVVKQEEPACTVEIKIPSLESEPLKTCLVGEDVTLTCRVTESTPPARLTWLQGIAQPEVEIKPGGRYLITQEGNVSQLTIRNCSQGADGGCYVCKAQNPVGLREVFVCLTVKQPVNIIGIVGAVVVLSLLAILLISGIILYYHPLLCLRGTAFRNQDSNDVLVLVDSEEDDEGKGEEEIIGSSTKHEVMALVNGNSILNHLTEGDDGEQHGGVSPQETRREDTPVT from the exons ATGCGGCTGCCCGGCGGGACGCCGCCGGCGCTGCTCTTCCTCGCTCTCTGCGTCTGGAGGCTGGTGCCGCGCCGGGACGCCGCAG GAACAGAAGAAGTGGTCTATGGGGAGGTTGGAGAAAGCATCCTCCTTCTGTGCCGAAATGTCTCCAAAGAAGCAACTGAAGTGGTTTGGTTTCAAGGGGATCCCCAGTCTGTCCCCCCGCTCTTCTCCTCAAAGGTCACGTTCCCCCAGGATGTCCGTTTCTCCCTGGTTGACAACAGCTCTCTGCACATCACAGAACTGCGTCCGCAGGATGAAGGCAACTACACTTGCAAGGAAGTGCTGAACAAAACAGACCATGAACACAGAGTTGAGCTCCTGGTAGCCA ATCCACCATGGTCGTCCCCGAAGTGCTGGGCTGGAACCTCCTCCTCAGGACAGATGTTGCAGCTGTTTTGCAGCTGGCCTGGGGGGTATCCCCACCCCACCCTGCACTGGAGAGAAGACGGGGGCGATCTGGAAAACACAAGCTGGGTCATCAGCTCTACGAACTCCGCCGACATCCACGTGGAAACGCTGAACAGCTCCCGCCTTTCCCACCGCAAAGTGTTCAAGTGTGTCGGGAGCCATGTAGTCAAGCAGGAGGAACCCGCGTGCACTGTGGAGATAA AGATCCCTTCTTTGGAGTCAGAGCCCCTGAAGACCTGCTTGGTGGGCGAGGATGTGACCCTGACATGCCGTGTGACCGAGAGCACCCCCCCAGCAAGGCTCACCTGGCTGCAGGGCATCGCCCAGCCGGAGGTGGAAATCAAACCCGGAGGGAGGTACCTCATCACCCAGGAGGGCAACGTGTCCCAGCTCACCATCCGGAACTGCTCCCAGGGCGCCGATGGGGGCTGTTACGTCTGCAAGGCGCAGAACCCCGTGGGGCTGAGGGAGGTGTTCGTCTGCCTGACGGTGAAGC agcCGGTGAACATAATTGGGATCGTAGGTGCAGTGGTGGTACTGTCCCTGCTGGCTATTCTCCTCATCTCCGGCATCATCTTGTACTACCATCCCCTCCTGTGCCTGAGAG GCACTGCATTCAG AAATCAAGACTCAAATGATGTCTTAGTGCTGGTGGACTCGGAAGAGGATGatgaggggaagggggaagaggagaTAATCGGCAGCTCCACCAAGCATGAGGTGATGGCACTGGTCAATGGGAACAGCATCCTCAACCACCTCACAGAAG GTGACGATGGTGAACAGCACGGTGGGGTCTCACCACAGGAAACAAGGAGAGAAGATACACCAGTCACATAG
- the PEBP1 gene encoding phosphatidylethanolamine-binding protein 1 translates to MPVDLGLWSGPLSLTEVEQKPAQPLRVKYGAVEIDELGKVLTPTQVQHRPTSIEWDGCDPQKLYTLVLTDPDAPSRKDPKFREWHHFLVTNMKGNDVGSGKVLSDYVGSGPPKGTGLHRYVWLVYEQPKQLTCNEPILSNRSGDKRGKFKVAAFRSKYELGVPVAGTCYQAEWDDYVPKLYEQLSGK, encoded by the exons ATGCCGGTGGACCTGGGTCTGTGGAGCGGGCCGCTGAGCCTCACCGAGGTGGAGCAGAAGCCGGCGCAGCCGCTGCGCGTCAAGTATGGCGCCGTGGAGATCGACGAGCTGGGCAAGGTGCTGACCCCCACGCAG GTCCAGCATCGCCCCACCAGCATCGAGTGGGATGGCTGCGATCCCCAGAAGCTCTACACCCTGGTCCTCACAGACCCGGATGCTCCCAGCAGGAAGGACCCGAAGTTCAG GGAATGGCATCACTTCCTGGTGACCAACATGAAAGGCAACGATGTGGGGAGTGGGAAAGTGCTGTCGGATTATGTTGGCTCAGGACCTCCCAAAGGAACAG GGCTGCACCGGTACGTGTGGCTGGTGTATGAGCAGCCAAAGCAGCTGACCTGCAACGAGCCCATCCTGTCTAACCGCTCTGGCGACAAACGAGGGAAGTTCAAAGTGGCGGCTTTCCGCAGCAAGTATGAGCTGGGGGTGCCCGTGGCCGGCACTTGCTACCAGGCAGAGTGGGATGACTACGTGCCAAAACTCTATGAGCAGCTGTCTGGGAAGTAG
- the VSIG10 gene encoding V-set and immunoglobulin domain-containing protein 10 isoform X4 translates to MRLPGGTPPALLFLALCVWRLVPRRDAAGTEEVVYGEVGESILLLCRNVSKEATEVVWFQGDPQSVPPLFSSKVTFPQDVRFSLVDNSSLHITELRPQDEGNYTCKEVLNKTDHEHRVELLVANPPWSSPKCWAGTSSSGQMLQLFCSWPGGYPHPTLHWREDGGDLENTSWVISSTNSADIHVETLNSSRLSHRKVFKCVGSHVVKQEEPACTVEIKIPSLESEPLKTCLVGEDVTLTCRVTESTPPARLTWLQGIAQPEVEIKPGGRAGEHNWDRRCSGGTVPAGYSPHLRHHLVLPSPPVPERGLLVSSGLLESATDLDHIPLLTPSPLPLPRRPVLCWGDPVLPFPGDISDASDVGRLTAFPFQRGRGPPFHPYCRM, encoded by the exons ATGCGGCTGCCCGGCGGGACGCCGCCGGCGCTGCTCTTCCTCGCTCTCTGCGTCTGGAGGCTGGTGCCGCGCCGGGACGCCGCAG GAACAGAAGAAGTGGTCTATGGGGAGGTTGGAGAAAGCATCCTCCTTCTGTGCCGAAATGTCTCCAAAGAAGCAACTGAAGTGGTTTGGTTTCAAGGGGATCCCCAGTCTGTCCCCCCGCTCTTCTCCTCAAAGGTCACGTTCCCCCAGGATGTCCGTTTCTCCCTGGTTGACAACAGCTCTCTGCACATCACAGAACTGCGTCCGCAGGATGAAGGCAACTACACTTGCAAGGAAGTGCTGAACAAAACAGACCATGAACACAGAGTTGAGCTCCTGGTAGCCA ATCCACCATGGTCGTCCCCGAAGTGCTGGGCTGGAACCTCCTCCTCAGGACAGATGTTGCAGCTGTTTTGCAGCTGGCCTGGGGGGTATCCCCACCCCACCCTGCACTGGAGAGAAGACGGGGGCGATCTGGAAAACACAAGCTGGGTCATCAGCTCTACGAACTCCGCCGACATCCACGTGGAAACGCTGAACAGCTCCCGCCTTTCCCACCGCAAAGTGTTCAAGTGTGTCGGGAGCCATGTAGTCAAGCAGGAGGAACCCGCGTGCACTGTGGAGATAA AGATCCCTTCTTTGGAGTCAGAGCCCCTGAAGACCTGCTTGGTGGGCGAGGATGTGACCCTGACATGCCGTGTGACCGAGAGCACCCCCCCAGCAAGGCTCACCTGGCTGCAGGGCATCGCCCAGCCGGAGGTGGAAATCAAACCCGGAGGGAG agcCGGTGAACATAATTGGGATCGTAGGTGCAGTGGTGGTACTGTCCCTGCTGGCTATTCTCCTCATCTCCGGCATCATCTTGTACTACCATCCCCTCCTGTGCCTGAGAG GGGGTTGCTTGTCTCTTCTGGCCTGCTGGAGTCTGCCACTGACTTGGACCACATCCCGCTCCTG ACTCCTTCCCCGCTCCCTCTCCCCAGGAGACCTGTCCTGTGCTGGGGCGACCCTGTCCTCCCCTTTCCTGGTGACATCTCTGATGCATCCGATGTGGGCAGGCTGACCGCTTTCCCCTTCCAGCGGGGCAGAGGACCACCCTTCCATCCGTACTGCCGCATGTGA
- the VSIG10 gene encoding V-set and immunoglobulin domain-containing protein 10 isoform X2, which yields MRLPGGTPPALLFLALCVWRLVPRRDAAGTEEVVYGEVGESILLLCRNVSKEATEVVWFQGDPQSVPPLFSSKVTFPQDVRFSLVDNSSLHITELRPQDEGNYTCKEVLNKTDHEHRVELLVANPPWSSPKCWAGTSSSGQMLQLFCSWPGGYPHPTLHWREDGGDLENTSWVISSTNSADIHVETLNSSRLSHRKVFKCVGSHVVKQEEPACTVEIKIPSLESEPLKTCLVGEDVTLTCRVTESTPPARLTWLQGIAQPEVEIKPGGRYLITQEGNVSQLTIRNCSQGADGGCYVCKAQNPVGLREVFVCLTVKQPVNIIGIVGAVVVLSLLAILLISGIILYYHPLLCLRGGCLSLLACWSLPLTWTTSRSWRPVLCWGDPVLPFPGDISDASDVGRLTAFPFQRGRGPPFHPYCRM from the exons ATGCGGCTGCCCGGCGGGACGCCGCCGGCGCTGCTCTTCCTCGCTCTCTGCGTCTGGAGGCTGGTGCCGCGCCGGGACGCCGCAG GAACAGAAGAAGTGGTCTATGGGGAGGTTGGAGAAAGCATCCTCCTTCTGTGCCGAAATGTCTCCAAAGAAGCAACTGAAGTGGTTTGGTTTCAAGGGGATCCCCAGTCTGTCCCCCCGCTCTTCTCCTCAAAGGTCACGTTCCCCCAGGATGTCCGTTTCTCCCTGGTTGACAACAGCTCTCTGCACATCACAGAACTGCGTCCGCAGGATGAAGGCAACTACACTTGCAAGGAAGTGCTGAACAAAACAGACCATGAACACAGAGTTGAGCTCCTGGTAGCCA ATCCACCATGGTCGTCCCCGAAGTGCTGGGCTGGAACCTCCTCCTCAGGACAGATGTTGCAGCTGTTTTGCAGCTGGCCTGGGGGGTATCCCCACCCCACCCTGCACTGGAGAGAAGACGGGGGCGATCTGGAAAACACAAGCTGGGTCATCAGCTCTACGAACTCCGCCGACATCCACGTGGAAACGCTGAACAGCTCCCGCCTTTCCCACCGCAAAGTGTTCAAGTGTGTCGGGAGCCATGTAGTCAAGCAGGAGGAACCCGCGTGCACTGTGGAGATAA AGATCCCTTCTTTGGAGTCAGAGCCCCTGAAGACCTGCTTGGTGGGCGAGGATGTGACCCTGACATGCCGTGTGACCGAGAGCACCCCCCCAGCAAGGCTCACCTGGCTGCAGGGCATCGCCCAGCCGGAGGTGGAAATCAAACCCGGAGGGAGGTACCTCATCACCCAGGAGGGCAACGTGTCCCAGCTCACCATCCGGAACTGCTCCCAGGGCGCCGATGGGGGCTGTTACGTCTGCAAGGCGCAGAACCCCGTGGGGCTGAGGGAGGTGTTCGTCTGCCTGACGGTGAAGC agcCGGTGAACATAATTGGGATCGTAGGTGCAGTGGTGGTACTGTCCCTGCTGGCTATTCTCCTCATCTCCGGCATCATCTTGTACTACCATCCCCTCCTGTGCCTGAGAG GGGGTTGCTTGTCTCTTCTGGCCTGCTGGAGTCTGCCACTGACTTGGACCACATCCCGCTCCTG GAGACCTGTCCTGTGCTGGGGCGACCCTGTCCTCCCCTTTCCTGGTGACATCTCTGATGCATCCGATGTGGGCAGGCTGACCGCTTTCCCCTTCCAGCGGGGCAGAGGACCACCCTTCCATCCGTACTGCCGCATGTGA